One Chthoniobacterales bacterium genomic region harbors:
- a CDS encoding STAS domain-containing protein, with protein MTLPDAPNVLPLEGEIDLHVSPRVAASLGAMIEQKPERLVVDLSAVSYIDSSGLAVLIEGMQNVEAYGGKFVLAGLQDKVRPIFEMARLDQVFIIFPHVDAALAAV; from the coding sequence ATGACTCTGCCTGACGCTCCGAATGTTCTGCCCCTTGAAGGCGAAATCGACCTCCACGTTTCACCGCGGGTGGCGGCCTCGCTTGGGGCGATGATCGAGCAAAAACCGGAGCGGCTCGTGGTTGATCTCTCCGCGGTCAGTTACATCGACAGTTCAGGGCTGGCCGTCCTGATTGAAGGAATGCAAAACGTCGAAGCGTACGGCGGGAAGTTCGTCCTGGCTGGTTTGCAGGACAAGGTCCGTCCGATTTTCGAGATGGCCCGGCTGGACCAGGTTTTCATCATTTTCCCTCACGTCGACGCGGCGCTGGCCGCCGTCTGA
- a CDS encoding HAD hydrolase-like protein has translation MGNHAYRVRFVFMGARRLILWDIDSTLVNTGSAGQHALIRATADWFGGEGDLSGVEIAGRTDRAIAHQVMEKYGEPATTENVEAFLDRYVALLPEELPNRNGRVLPGVRELLENLARQPDKTLGLLTGNLERGARLKLGYYDLWRFFPFGAFADDHHDRNELGPCAVGRAAAHARWEFRPEEVDVIGDTGHDIACGKAIGARTVAVATGSWPRERLAEYRPDFLFDDLSNVDEVMRTLAW, from the coding sequence ATGGGCAATCACGCCTACCGTGTGCGCTTCGTTTTTATGGGAGCACGTCGCCTCATTCTCTGGGACATCGACAGTACGCTGGTGAATACCGGGTCGGCCGGCCAGCATGCGCTGATTCGGGCGACCGCCGACTGGTTTGGGGGCGAGGGCGATTTGAGTGGCGTCGAAATTGCCGGGCGCACCGATCGGGCCATTGCGCATCAAGTCATGGAAAAATACGGCGAACCCGCGACCACCGAAAACGTGGAGGCGTTTCTGGACCGATACGTCGCGTTGCTGCCGGAAGAACTGCCCAACCGCAACGGCCGCGTCCTGCCGGGCGTGCGCGAATTGCTGGAGAATTTGGCGCGGCAACCGGACAAGACCCTTGGCTTGCTCACCGGTAATTTGGAACGCGGGGCGCGGTTGAAACTCGGCTACTACGATCTGTGGCGTTTCTTTCCCTTCGGGGCCTTCGCCGACGATCATCATGACCGCAACGAGCTGGGTCCCTGCGCCGTTGGTCGCGCGGCGGCGCATGCCCGCTGGGAATTTCGTCCGGAAGAGGTGGATGTCATTGGCGACACCGGACACGATATTGCCTGCGGAAAAGCGATTGGAGCGCGGACCGTCGCCGTGGCGACCGGCTCATGGCCGCGAGAACGATTGGCGGAATACCGCCCCGACTTTCTTTTTGATGATCTCTCAAATGTGGACGAAGTGATGAGAACCCTCGCCTGGTGA
- the asnS gene encoding asparagine--tRNA ligase — translation MITPTSVKAALASAAPLYGIQVRGWVRTRRDSKDFSFIELNDGSCLRSLQIIAKSALANYADIQRLQTGASIVVRGDLIASQGKGQAWEVVANEIEIVGASDETYPLQKKGHTPEFLREISHLRPRSNLFGAVFRVRSRLAFAIHQFFQERGFVYVHTPIITGSDCEGAGELFRITSLDLKNPPRRQDGSIDYAQDFFARSTYLTVSGQLEAEAFACALTNVYTFGPTFRAENSNTSRHANEFWMIEPEMAFCDLQCDMDLAEEMVKYLIRDIRSNCSEDLGLFSKFVDKDLMARLDFVIERPFQRITYTDAVELLKTSGEKFEFPVAYGANLQSEHERWLTEKHFKCPVTVFNYPKEIKPFYMRLNDDGKTVTAMDVLVPGIGEIVGGSQREERLDVLEENMRRHKMDPADYKWYLDLRRYGTVPHAGFGLGFERMLMFVTGVSNIRDVIPFARTPGSAEF, via the coding sequence GTGATTACGCCCACTTCCGTTAAAGCAGCCCTCGCCAGCGCCGCGCCGCTCTACGGCATCCAGGTGCGGGGGTGGGTCCGCACCCGGCGCGACTCGAAGGATTTTTCGTTCATCGAACTCAACGACGGCTCGTGTCTGCGCAGTCTTCAGATCATCGCGAAGAGTGCGCTGGCGAATTACGCGGACATCCAGCGGTTGCAGACCGGCGCGTCGATCGTAGTCCGCGGCGATCTCATTGCCTCGCAGGGAAAAGGCCAGGCGTGGGAAGTGGTGGCGAACGAGATCGAGATCGTCGGGGCGTCAGATGAAACCTATCCGCTCCAGAAAAAGGGACACACCCCGGAGTTCTTGCGCGAGATCTCACATCTGCGTCCCCGCTCGAATCTCTTCGGCGCCGTGTTTCGCGTGCGCAGCCGGCTCGCTTTTGCCATTCACCAATTCTTCCAGGAGCGCGGATTTGTTTACGTCCATACGCCCATCATCACCGGAAGCGATTGCGAGGGCGCCGGCGAATTGTTCCGGATCACGTCACTCGACCTGAAGAACCCGCCGCGACGCCAGGACGGCTCGATTGACTACGCGCAGGATTTTTTCGCGCGCTCGACCTACCTGACCGTTAGCGGACAACTTGAAGCCGAAGCGTTCGCCTGCGCGTTGACGAACGTTTATACCTTCGGCCCGACCTTTCGGGCGGAGAACTCGAACACCTCCCGGCATGCCAACGAATTTTGGATGATCGAGCCGGAAATGGCGTTCTGCGACTTGCAATGCGACATGGATCTCGCGGAGGAGATGGTGAAATATTTGATTCGCGACATCCGCTCAAACTGTTCTGAAGACCTCGGGTTGTTCTCGAAGTTCGTCGACAAAGATCTCATGGCCCGGCTCGATTTCGTGATCGAGAGGCCGTTTCAACGGATTACCTACACCGACGCGGTCGAACTATTGAAAACGAGCGGCGAGAAATTCGAGTTCCCGGTCGCCTACGGCGCTAACCTCCAATCGGAACACGAGCGCTGGCTTACCGAAAAACACTTCAAATGCCCGGTGACCGTTTTTAATTATCCGAAGGAGATCAAGCCGTTCTACATGCGGTTGAACGACGACGGGAAGACCGTGACCGCGATGGATGTTCTGGTCCCCGGAATCGGCGAGATCGTCGGCGGCAGCCAGCGCGAAGAGCGGCTCGATGTGCTGGAGGAAAACATGCGCCGGCACAAGATGGACCCGGCGGATTACAAATGGTACCTGGACCTGCGCCGCTACGGAACCGTGCCGCATGCCGGTTTCGGTCTTGGTTTCGAGCGCATGCTTATGTTCGTCACTGGCGTGTCGAACATCCGCGATGTCATTCCGTTCGCGCGCACGCCCGGCAGCGCGGAGTTTTAA
- a CDS encoding M20/M25/M40 family metallo-hydrolase yields MKAKPNSAIHVARPTANLDGFKPSRFLMPFFAVVMINSMAGAAEDLGPIKAEITKRHDEAVKRLQDWIKLPSIAAENLNSAEGAEYMAKLAKEAGFQQATVIQTEGKPGVFATLDAGAKKTVGLYFMYDVKQFDPKEWTSPPLDAAIVEKPNLGKVMIGRGAVNQKGPEAAFLAALHAIKGANKKLPVNLVMVAEGEEEIGSPHIGQIALKPEVKTALEKTVGVFMPSASQGLDGVVTVSLGAKGVIECELTSSGEKWGRGPAKDIHSSLKAMVDSPAWHLVKALDTLVSADGNDIMIDNYPKPRALTAEEKKMIADASKRQDEAQRKKSLGVQHWINDLPFDQAQERLESQPTVNIEGLVGGYTGPGGKTILPHKAAAKIDLRLVPGMKAADALAALKAHLQKRGFGDIEVNMTGGYDPTTTPANAPLIQSQVAVLKAAGIDPVLWPWNAGSYPGYVFTGEPLKLASGHFGLGHGSGAHAPDEYYVIESTNPKFQGFDGAAMSFVEYLYELGK; encoded by the coding sequence ATGAAAGCCAAACCAAACTCCGCGATCCACGTCGCCCGCCCCACCGCCAATCTTGACGGCTTTAAGCCGTCAAGATTCCTGATGCCTTTTTTTGCCGTAGTGATGATCAACTCGATGGCCGGTGCCGCTGAAGATCTCGGGCCCATCAAGGCGGAGATTACCAAGCGCCACGACGAAGCCGTGAAGCGATTGCAGGATTGGATCAAGCTGCCGTCGATCGCAGCGGAGAACCTGAATTCTGCCGAGGGCGCCGAATATATGGCGAAGCTCGCGAAAGAAGCCGGCTTCCAGCAGGCCACGGTGATTCAAACAGAAGGCAAACCGGGTGTGTTCGCGACCCTCGATGCCGGCGCCAAGAAAACGGTCGGCCTCTATTTCATGTATGACGTGAAGCAATTCGATCCGAAGGAGTGGACCTCACCGCCGCTGGATGCTGCGATTGTCGAAAAACCGAATCTTGGCAAGGTCATGATCGGCCGCGGGGCGGTGAACCAGAAGGGACCCGAAGCTGCCTTCCTGGCCGCGCTGCACGCCATCAAAGGCGCGAACAAAAAGCTGCCCGTGAATCTGGTTATGGTCGCGGAAGGCGAAGAGGAAATCGGCTCCCCTCATATCGGGCAAATCGCGCTCAAGCCCGAAGTGAAGACGGCGCTGGAGAAAACCGTGGGCGTTTTCATGCCCTCGGCCTCGCAAGGCCTGGATGGCGTCGTCACAGTGAGCCTCGGCGCGAAAGGCGTGATCGAATGCGAGCTGACTTCAAGCGGCGAGAAATGGGGCCGCGGCCCGGCGAAGGACATTCATTCCTCGCTCAAGGCGATGGTGGATAGCCCAGCCTGGCATCTGGTGAAAGCGCTCGACACGCTCGTGTCGGCGGACGGCAACGACATCATGATCGACAATTACCCGAAGCCGCGAGCGCTCACGGCCGAGGAAAAGAAGATGATCGCCGACGCTTCCAAGCGGCAGGACGAAGCGCAGCGGAAGAAGAGCCTCGGTGTGCAGCATTGGATCAACGACCTCCCTTTTGATCAGGCGCAGGAGCGGCTCGAATCGCAACCGACCGTGAACATCGAAGGTTTGGTCGGCGGTTACACCGGCCCCGGCGGCAAGACGATCCTGCCGCACAAGGCCGCGGCTAAAATTGATTTGCGGCTCGTGCCCGGAATGAAAGCGGCCGACGCCCTGGCGGCGCTCAAAGCGCATCTGCAAAAACGCGGATTCGGGGACATCGAGGTGAACATGACCGGCGGTTATGATCCAACCACCACCCCGGCCAATGCTCCGCTGATTCAGTCACAGGTCGCGGTGCTGAAGGCAGCCGGAATCGACCCGGTCCTGTGGCCGTGGAATGCCGGTTCGTATCCGGGCTACGTTTTCACCGGTGAGCCGCTGAAACTGGCCTCCGGCCATTTCGGTCTCGGCCACGGCAGCGGCGCCCATGCTCCCGACGAATATTACGTCATCGAATCCACGAACCCGAAGTTCCAAGGCTTCGACGGTGCCGCAATGTCGTTCGTCGAGTACCTATACGAGCTCGGGAAGTAG
- a CDS encoding 30S ribosomal protein S1 encodes MQDLLANSYREFKEGSIVKGRVLEIRPREVLVDIGYKSEGVIPSSEFEDIESMEVGDEVEVLLERLENDEGMVVLSKEKAAYRQNWNKIAQVFAGDGLIKGKVKSVVKGGLMVNIGVEAFLPASQIDIIPPKDLQQFVGNTYDFKIVKINDDRKNVVLSRRELIEQERSEKRQKFLEGVQVGDRVQGSVKNLTDFGAFIDLDGMDGLLHITDMTWGRLGHPSELLKVGQPLEVIVLDINKEKERVSLGLKQTQKNPWDQIEERFPAGQHVKGKITNLVPYGAFVELEEGVEGLIHVSELSWTKRIMRPSDVLTQGQEVEAVVLGVNKEEQKISLGLRQLEPNPWDEIEKKFTIGSHVKGAIRNMTAYGAFVELEDGIDGMIHVSDLSWTRKINHPSEVFKKNDEVEAVVIDIDKVNQRISLGIKQLSDDPWKEIDTKYKIGDLVTGKVTKLASFGAFVQLQDDIDGLVHISQLSEDHVAKVKDVLKVGQEVEARVIKVDKVERRIGLSIKAANYSEEELKRESEAFDNLRPGEDMVGLEKAFEAAEEDYRPGEGKKK; translated from the coding sequence ATGCAGGATTTGCTTGCGAACTCGTACCGCGAGTTCAAAGAAGGTAGCATCGTCAAAGGACGCGTTCTCGAGATTCGCCCGCGAGAAGTCCTGGTCGATATCGGCTACAAATCGGAAGGGGTCATTCCCTCCTCGGAGTTTGAGGACATCGAGTCCATGGAAGTTGGCGACGAAGTGGAAGTGCTCCTCGAGCGCCTCGAAAACGACGAGGGCATGGTCGTGCTCTCCAAGGAAAAGGCCGCTTACCGCCAGAATTGGAACAAGATCGCCCAGGTGTTTGCCGGCGATGGATTGATCAAGGGCAAAGTGAAGTCCGTCGTCAAAGGCGGGCTCATGGTGAACATCGGCGTGGAAGCGTTCCTGCCGGCGTCCCAGATCGACATCATTCCGCCCAAGGATTTGCAGCAGTTCGTCGGGAACACCTACGACTTCAAGATCGTCAAGATCAACGACGACCGGAAAAACGTGGTCCTGAGCCGGCGCGAGCTGATCGAGCAGGAACGGAGCGAAAAGCGCCAGAAGTTCCTCGAAGGCGTGCAGGTGGGAGACCGGGTCCAGGGCAGCGTGAAGAACCTGACCGACTTCGGTGCGTTCATCGACCTCGATGGCATGGACGGCCTCCTCCACATCACCGACATGACCTGGGGACGCCTCGGACACCCGAGCGAGCTTCTCAAAGTGGGCCAGCCGTTGGAAGTGATCGTGCTCGACATCAACAAGGAGAAAGAGCGCGTTTCCCTCGGCCTGAAGCAGACCCAGAAGAATCCGTGGGACCAGATCGAAGAGCGGTTCCCGGCCGGCCAGCACGTCAAAGGCAAGATCACGAACCTCGTGCCGTACGGCGCTTTCGTGGAGCTGGAGGAAGGCGTGGAAGGCCTCATTCACGTCTCCGAATTGTCCTGGACCAAGCGCATCATGCGTCCTTCCGACGTTTTGACGCAGGGCCAGGAAGTCGAAGCCGTCGTGCTCGGCGTAAACAAGGAAGAGCAGAAAATCTCGCTCGGCCTGCGCCAGCTCGAGCCGAATCCGTGGGATGAGATCGAGAAGAAATTCACGATTGGCAGCCATGTGAAAGGCGCGATCCGTAACATGACCGCCTACGGCGCGTTCGTGGAGCTGGAAGATGGAATCGACGGGATGATCCACGTCTCCGATTTGAGCTGGACCCGGAAGATCAATCATCCGAGCGAAGTCTTTAAGAAGAACGACGAAGTCGAAGCGGTGGTGATCGACATCGACAAGGTGAATCAGCGGATCAGCCTCGGCATCAAACAGCTGAGCGACGATCCGTGGAAGGAAATCGACACGAAGTACAAGATCGGCGATCTCGTCACCGGGAAGGTGACGAAGCTGGCCAGCTTCGGCGCGTTCGTGCAATTGCAGGACGACATCGACGGCCTCGTTCACATTTCCCAGCTCAGCGAAGATCACGTCGCGAAGGTGAAGGACGTGCTCAAGGTTGGACAGGAAGTCGAAGCCCGCGTCATCAAGGTGGACAAAGTCGAGCGCCGAATCGGTCTCTCGATCAAGGCCGCGAATTATTCCGAGGAAGAACTCAAGCGCGAATCCGAAGCGTTCGACAATCTGCGCCCAGGCGAAGACATGGTCGGCCTCGAGAAAGCGTTCGAAGCCGCCGAGGAAGATTACCGGCCCGGCGAAGGCAAGAAGAAGTAA
- a CDS encoding cystathionine beta-synthase — MSLLHADPQQKPPSILSLIGDTPLVEITRLDTGVCQLFLKLENYNPSGSIKDRIALSMIEAAERDGRLQPGGTIVEATAGNTGLGLALIGGAKGYRTILVIPDKMSQEKIAHVRALGAEVRLTRSDVMRGHPEYYQDMAARLASEIPGAFYVNQFGNPANPRTHEKTTGPEIWEAMGHHLDAVVCGVGSGGTITGLSRFFARVQPNLEMVLADPAGSILVDFVKTGTVGSAGSWAVEGIGEDFVPDIADLSRVAEAYTIDDAESFATARELLRKEGILAGSSSGTMLAGALRYCRAQTEKKRVVSFVADDGSKYLSKMYNDFWMAEQGFVRRPAQGDLSDLISHRYEAGEVITVGPGDSLLTAVKRMRAADVSQVPVVDETGKVVGLLDESDMLVKVHQDPERFNHAVHTAMTDNLETLSPTAKMANLLEVFERGRVAIIMDGDTFLGLITRSDLLSYLRRQMPS, encoded by the coding sequence ATGAGCCTTTTGCACGCCGACCCCCAACAAAAGCCACCTTCGATTCTTTCGTTGATCGGCGACACCCCGCTGGTCGAAATCACGCGACTCGACACCGGCGTCTGCCAGCTTTTTCTCAAGCTCGAAAACTACAACCCGAGTGGATCGATCAAGGACCGCATCGCCCTCTCGATGATCGAAGCCGCGGAACGCGATGGCAGATTGCAGCCGGGCGGGACCATCGTTGAAGCGACGGCCGGGAATACCGGGCTGGGCCTCGCGCTGATCGGCGGCGCGAAAGGCTATCGCACCATCCTGGTGATCCCCGACAAGATGTCGCAGGAAAAAATCGCTCACGTCCGAGCGCTCGGCGCCGAAGTGCGGCTCACCCGCTCCGACGTCATGCGGGGGCATCCTGAATACTACCAGGACATGGCGGCGCGGCTGGCCTCGGAAATTCCCGGCGCCTTTTACGTGAACCAGTTCGGCAATCCCGCGAATCCGCGCACTCACGAGAAAACGACCGGCCCCGAGATCTGGGAAGCAATGGGACACCATCTGGACGCCGTCGTGTGTGGCGTCGGTTCCGGCGGCACGATCACGGGTCTCTCGCGCTTTTTTGCCCGGGTTCAGCCGAACCTCGAGATGGTGCTGGCCGATCCCGCCGGTTCGATCCTGGTCGATTTTGTGAAGACCGGAACCGTCGGCAGCGCCGGAAGCTGGGCCGTTGAAGGGATCGGAGAGGATTTTGTCCCGGACATTGCCGACCTGTCGCGAGTCGCGGAGGCTTACACGATCGACGACGCGGAAAGCTTCGCCACCGCGCGCGAGCTCCTGCGGAAGGAGGGGATTCTGGCCGGTTCCTCATCCGGCACAATGCTGGCCGGCGCCCTTCGTTATTGCCGCGCCCAGACCGAGAAAAAACGGGTCGTCTCTTTCGTGGCCGACGACGGGAGCAAGTACCTCTCGAAGATGTACAACGACTTCTGGATGGCGGAGCAGGGATTTGTCCGACGCCCGGCCCAGGGCGACTTGAGCGATCTCATCAGCCACCGTTACGAGGCTGGCGAAGTCATCACCGTCGGCCCAGGCGACTCTTTGTTAACGGCGGTCAAACGGATGCGGGCCGCCGATGTTTCCCAGGTCCCGGTGGTTGATGAAACGGGGAAGGTGGTCGGGCTTTTGGACGAATCCGACATGCTCGTGAAAGTGCACCAGGATCCCGAGCGTTTTAATCATGCCGTCCACACCGCCATGACGGACAACTTGGAAACGCTTTCGCCGACCGCGAAGATGGCCAATCTCCTCGAGGTTTTCGAACGCGGCCGCGTCGCCATCATCATGGACGGTGACACATTCCTCGGCCTGATCACGCGGAGCGACCTCCTCTCCTATCTCCGCCGCCAAATGCCTTCATGA
- a CDS encoding PLP-dependent aspartate aminotransferase family protein produces the protein MKKQHDIATRVIHAGQSPDPSTGAIMTPIYQTSTYVQESPGRHKGYDYSRSINPTRSAYERCIANLESGTRGWAFASGLAAMATALDGLDSGSHVLVSDDLYGGTFRLFERVRRRSANLDFTFIDMSDPAKIEGAMRPNTRMVWVETPSNPLLKLIDLEAVAKIAKAHKAISVSDNTFASPWMQRPIEFGFDMVVHSATKYLNGHSDMVGGVIVVGENKELGDQIAFLQNAVGAIAGPFDSFLAMRGLKTLALRMERHCENALEIARWLEKEPKVEKIYYPGLEQHPQHELARKQMRAFGGMVTIVLKTDLAGTRRFLENTHLFSLAESLGGVESLINHPAIMTHGSIPPEMRQSLGITDSLVRLSVGVEKVDDLIDDLKTAFAAI, from the coding sequence ATGAAAAAGCAACACGACATCGCGACGCGCGTGATCCACGCCGGCCAATCGCCCGATCCCTCGACCGGCGCGATCATGACGCCAATTTACCAGACCTCGACTTACGTTCAGGAGAGTCCGGGCCGGCACAAAGGCTACGATTATTCGCGCTCGATCAATCCCACTCGCAGCGCCTACGAACGTTGCATTGCGAATCTCGAGAGCGGCACGCGCGGATGGGCTTTCGCTTCCGGCCTCGCGGCCATGGCTACCGCCCTCGACGGCCTCGACTCCGGTTCGCATGTGCTCGTGAGCGACGATCTTTACGGCGGCACTTTCCGCCTTTTCGAACGCGTCCGGCGCCGCTCCGCTAATCTCGATTTCACCTTCATCGATATGAGCGATCCCGCGAAAATCGAGGGAGCCATGCGGCCGAACACGCGCATGGTCTGGGTGGAAACCCCGAGCAATCCGCTCCTGAAACTGATCGACCTCGAAGCCGTGGCGAAAATCGCGAAGGCGCACAAAGCCATCAGCGTTTCCGACAACACCTTCGCCAGTCCCTGGATGCAGCGGCCGATCGAATTCGGATTCGACATGGTGGTCCATTCCGCGACGAAATATCTGAACGGCCATTCCGACATGGTCGGCGGCGTGATTGTCGTCGGCGAGAACAAGGAGCTCGGCGACCAGATCGCGTTTCTCCAGAACGCAGTCGGCGCGATTGCCGGACCGTTCGACAGCTTTCTCGCAATGCGCGGATTGAAGACGCTGGCGTTGCGCATGGAGCGGCATTGCGAAAACGCGCTGGAGATTGCGCGCTGGCTGGAAAAGGAACCGAAGGTCGAGAAAATTTACTACCCCGGATTGGAACAGCACCCGCAGCACGAGCTGGCGCGTAAACAGATGCGCGCCTTCGGCGGAATGGTCACGATCGTTTTGAAAACGGACCTTGCCGGCACTCGCCGCTTCCTTGAGAACACGCATCTCTTCTCGCTCGCGGAAAGCCTGGGTGGCGTCGAAAGCCTGATCAATCATCCCGCGATCATGACCCACGGATCGATCCCGCCGGAGATGCGGCAATCGCTGGGAATCACAGACTCGCTCGTCCGGCTCTCGGTCGGCGTCGAAAAGGTCGATGACCTCATCGACGACCTGAAAACCGCCTTCGCGGCGATCTGA
- the aroC gene encoding chorismate synthase, giving the protein MGNTFGQLFRVTTWGESHGGGVGVVIDGCPPRLLLSEEDIQRELDRRRPGQSAIVTARDEADRCQILSGVFEGQTLGTPISIMVLNKDARPEAYAEMKSTYRPSHADFTYEAKYGIRNWQGGGRSSARETIGRVAAGAVARKVLAKLFPGFELMAYVTDVYDVITQIDPAAVTRERIEANAVRCPDPAAAEKMIAAIEKAREDGDSLGGTIGCVARGVPAGLGEPVFDKLEADLAKAMLSLPASKGFEIGTGFSATRMKGSEHNDPFEMRDGKVRTATNNSGGVQGGISNGEEIFFRVAFKPTSTIAREQKTVTAAQEEITLAARGRHDPCVLPRAVPIVEAMAALVLCDHALRQKAIAD; this is encoded by the coding sequence ATGGGCAACACCTTCGGCCAGCTCTTTCGCGTCACGACCTGGGGCGAATCCCATGGCGGCGGGGTCGGGGTCGTGATCGATGGTTGTCCGCCGCGGCTTCTATTGAGCGAAGAAGATATCCAGCGCGAGCTGGATCGGCGGCGGCCCGGCCAAAGCGCCATCGTCACCGCCCGCGACGAAGCGGATCGCTGCCAGATTCTCTCCGGTGTTTTCGAAGGCCAAACCCTTGGCACCCCGATCTCCATCATGGTCCTGAACAAGGATGCGCGGCCGGAAGCGTACGCCGAAATGAAGTCGACCTACCGCCCATCCCACGCCGATTTCACTTACGAAGCCAAGTACGGAATTCGCAACTGGCAGGGCGGCGGTCGCTCCTCGGCGCGCGAGACCATCGGCCGCGTCGCCGCCGGCGCCGTCGCGCGCAAGGTCCTGGCGAAATTATTCCCCGGCTTCGAACTAATGGCATACGTCACCGACGTATATGATGTGATCACGCAAATTGATCCTGCGGCCGTGACACGGGAGCGGATCGAGGCGAATGCGGTGCGGTGTCCGGATCCAGCGGCAGCGGAGAAAATGATCGCGGCGATTGAAAAAGCGCGGGAGGACGGCGACTCGTTAGGCGGAACGATCGGGTGCGTCGCGCGCGGCGTTCCAGCCGGCCTGGGCGAGCCTGTTTTCGACAAATTGGAAGCCGATCTCGCCAAGGCGATGCTCAGCCTGCCGGCCTCCAAGGGCTTCGAAATCGGGACCGGGTTTTCGGCGACCAGAATGAAAGGATCGGAGCATAACGACCCGTTCGAGATGCGCGACGGCAAGGTGCGCACCGCGACAAACAATTCCGGCGGCGTGCAGGGCGGGATCAGCAATGGGGAAGAAATTTTCTTTCGCGTCGCTTTCAAACCCACCTCGACGATTGCGCGCGAGCAAAAGACCGTCACCGCGGCGCAGGAAGAAATCACCCTTGCCGCCCGGGGACGCCATGATCCCTGCGTCCTTCCCCGCGCCGTGCCAATCGTAGAGGCGATGGCTGCGCTCGTGCTTTGTGATCACGCCCTGAGGCAGAAAGCCATTGCAGATTGA
- a CDS encoding CvpA family protein produces MTAGSALWQTVFLSFAAVLLLFEVVRGWRLGLLRQLARGAAIVAGYAAAYFGGDLLLPLLRPILKWPDFLISMLGGALLALVVYGVIASLGSILFKRTAQQSSGTVRLVYGLSGALAGLCFGAFFIWLILVGIRSVGSVAEAQVNARPKTAATPNAVSRPLRPSRREEPPPSLTQIDADSLTTFIARLKNSVELGPVGDAVKKTDVTPASVYQTLHDVGTICANPESAQRFLSFPGAVELSQHPKIIALRDDPEIAALISQGRVLELLQHPRVLDAANDPSLVAKVKQFDLKKALEFAAKGEE; encoded by the coding sequence ATGACCGCCGGCTCAGCCCTTTGGCAGACCGTCTTCCTTTCGTTCGCGGCCGTGCTGCTTTTGTTCGAGGTGGTGCGCGGATGGCGCCTCGGCCTTCTCCGGCAGCTCGCGCGTGGCGCCGCTATCGTCGCCGGTTATGCCGCTGCTTATTTCGGCGGCGACCTCCTGCTACCGCTTCTTCGTCCCATTTTGAAATGGCCGGACTTCCTCATCTCAATGCTCGGCGGCGCACTTCTCGCCCTCGTAGTTTACGGCGTCATCGCCAGCCTGGGGTCAATTCTCTTCAAACGGACCGCGCAACAAAGCTCCGGGACGGTGCGGCTAGTCTACGGCCTTAGCGGTGCGCTGGCCGGCCTTTGTTTTGGCGCTTTTTTCATCTGGCTCATTCTCGTGGGAATCCGGTCCGTCGGCTCCGTTGCCGAAGCCCAGGTAAATGCGCGTCCAAAAACGGCTGCGACGCCGAACGCCGTCTCTCGTCCCCTCCGTCCCTCGCGGCGGGAAGAGCCCCCGCCTTCCTTAACTCAAATCGACGCCGATTCCCTTACCACCTTCATCGCGCGACTGAAGAACTCCGTCGAATTGGGTCCTGTCGGTGATGCCGTGAAGAAGACCGACGTCACGCCGGCCAGTGTCTACCAAACTCTGCATGATGTTGGGACCATTTGCGCGAACCCGGAGAGCGCCCAGCGCTTTCTCAGTTTTCCCGGCGCGGTCGAATTGAGCCAGCATCCAAAGATCATCGCGCTCCGGGACGATCCCGAGATCGCCGCTTTGATTTCGCAAGGCCGCGTTCTCGAACTACTCCAGCACCCGCGAGTGCTCGACGCGGCGAACGATCCCTCTCTCGTGGCAAAAGTGAAACAGTTCGATTTGAAGAAGGCGCTCGAGTTCGCGGCAAAAGGGGAAGAATAA
- a CDS encoding four helix bundle protein — protein sequence MNPAELKNRTKQFALRILKLTGALPNTVAGRALANQLVRSGTSVAANYRATCRARSRAEFVAKIGVVLEEADESLLWLELISEGKLLPAKRVESLLVEANELVSIMVTSRKSAGSNLKSAI from the coding sequence ATGAACCCCGCAGAACTTAAAAATCGGACAAAACAATTCGCCTTGAGAATTCTGAAACTTACAGGCGCACTCCCAAACACCGTCGCAGGCCGAGCGCTCGCCAACCAGCTGGTACGCAGTGGAACGTCGGTGGCCGCAAATTACCGAGCGACTTGTCGTGCTCGATCAAGAGCTGAATTCGTCGCAAAAATTGGGGTAGTTTTGGAGGAAGCTGATGAATCGTTATTATGGCTGGAGCTAATCTCCGAAGGAAAATTATTGCCGGCGAAACGCGTCGAATCCCTGCTCGTCGAAGCCAACGAGCTCGTCTCCATCATGGTCACGTCGCGCAAGTCCGCCGGTTCCAATCTGAAATCTGCAATCTGA